The Phycisphaeraceae bacterium genome segment TCGCTCCCTCTCTCCGGGAGAGAGCCGGGGGTGAAGGCGCCAATCTCCCTCTCCCTCCGGGAGCGGGCTGGGGTGGGGGAGCATTGTCCGGGGAATACACCTTCGCGGCGTTTGTCCCTTCTCTGTCGGCCGACGCGTTCGTTTCCCACGCACTCTCTCACGAAAGGACGCCGACATGACACGCATCCGCACGCACGCCTCACGCGGGCTTTTCATCATCGCCCTGCTGGTCGGGGGGCTGGCCGCCCTGCCCGCCGCCGCCGACCACGATCGAGGCCGCGGCTCCGGCAGGGATCCCGTCTTCGCCCAGTGCAATACGCCTCCCGTTCACGTGATCATCCGCGATCCGGTTCACCGCGCGCCCATCAGGACGCCCGCCCAGATCGACCGCGAGCGAGGCGAATGCGACGGCCAGCGGGCCGGCTACCGCGCCGGGTTTGACGACGGCTACCGCGGCCTGGCGCGTCATTGCGAGTGCCGCATCGACCTGGGCTGCGTGTCGAAGGCCTACGAGCGCGGGTTCCGCGAGGGCTTCGAACGCGGCTACGAGGCCGGCTACTGCGCCGGACTGGCCCAGCGCGAACGTGAACGCGATCGCTTCCGCTGCGGTACGGTCATCGGTCACGGTCACGGTCATTTCCAGATTCGCATCGGCTGGTGACCAGCCCGACGCGCGCCCCGGCACATGCGTGAGCACCAGCGCTTCGGGGTGGGGCCCGAATGACAAGCCCCCGGCCGCGCGGCCGGGGGCTTGGTGCGTTGATCGAAACGAGGATCCGCTCAGACCTTGGCGGAGAGGAACTGCTCCACGCTGCGCAGGTCCGCCAGAATCTGGGGCGTGACGTCCAGCGTGAAGGTTTCACCCGCCGCCACGTTCACCAGCTTGGTGGCCTTGACGCGACTGGTCCATTCGCGCCCGGCGCGGGGGTGGGTGACGTTGAGGTCACGCTCGCGGCGCTTGCTCAGGCGGCGCAGTCCGTTCTGAATGGAGCGCTGCATGCGCATCAGGCGGGTCAGCGTCTTGCGCTGGGCCTGGCGGGCGGGCACCTTGGTGATGGTGAACGTGATCTTCCTGCCGGCTTCGATGGCCATGACGGGGCTCCGCAGAATCTGGGGCGGGGATTGTAGCGGCCGCGAAAAGGCGATCCAGTGGCTATCGAACCTCGGCCAGCAGCTCCACCTCCACGGTGGCGCCGAGGGGCAGGGCGATGGACCCCACCGCGGCCCGGGCGTGCCGACCTTGCTCGCCGAACACCTGCTGGAGCAGCTCGCTGGCCCCGTTGGCGACCTTGGGCTGATCGGTGAAGCCGGCGTCGCAGGCCACCCACACCCCAACGCGAACGATGCGGACCACGCGCCCCAGATCGCCATCGAGCATGCCCGCCAGCACCGCCAGCCCGTTGATGGCGCACTGGCGGGCGGCCTGCTGGGCCTGTTCAATCGATTGGGCCGAGGGGACGGGCCCGGACCACGCCAGAGCGCCGTCGCGGATGGGCACCTGGCCGCTCACGTAGATCAGGTTGCCGGTTCGCACGGCCGGGACATAGGCCGCCACGGGCTTGGGGGGCTGGGGGAGTGTGATGCCAAGTTCCTGCAACCGCTGATGGGGGGTGGGCACGGGGCGTGGCTCCAGAAGGGGGATGCGAGGGGTGTGGGTGAGAAGATGAAGAAATTTTCTGATTTCGTGGAACCCTGCATCTTGACAGGGGGTTCGTGCGGATTATCTTGGTGGGTGGTGATGCGGTTTACCAGACGCACCACCTGACTGGCTCAGAAGGACTGAAGCGGCAGCATCATACGTCGGTATCAACGCTCTCATCCGCCGGACACGCCGGCCCTCATCAGCCGCCTCAGCCGACAACCCGAAGGCCACCTCTCGACGAAGGGTGGATCACCTGCCGGATGCACGGCGGGGTCCAGTGATCGAGAGGTCAGGCAAGGCGGCCAACGTCGCACAATACGAAGAATCGGCATGGATTGCCGGGACCGGTCGGTCTGCGTGCCATTGTCACGCCCGTCCAGGGTGCCTCACGTCGCTCCAGCGTGGAGTGTCGTGATGCGTGCCGCGGACGTGCGAAGTGAGGTACGGGGTTCGCCGGGGGGCGGGTCGTGTGGGGTCGCTCGTGGGGGTGTCGCGTGGGTTCCTCGTGGGCGGGGAACGCGGATGAAGAGGTTCACATGAAGGCACGGGTCAGTTCCATCCAGGCAACCGCACGTGCGACGAACCTCGCCGGGCGGAGTGGGCGTGGGGTGGGTCTGACGGTCCATCATCCGCGGAGGGGTGTCGAGGGTGCCTCGTGTCAGGGGCATCGGCCCCTGGTCGGGCGTGCAATGGGCTTCCACTGCCGGTGGGGCGGATTGGAAGCGTCTTCGCGGGCCTCTCGATGGGCTGTCGGGGCACGGCGTGTCGGGGGAAAACCAGCGGCATCCCGGACTCGGGTGCCGTCGGCTTGGTCGGACGTGGCGGGGGAATCGTGGGGGGCGTCGTGTCGGGGTGTCGGCTGGTGTGGATGGTCTGTGGATTTCTGAGCCTGCGCGGGTCTCGCTTCCCGCGGGCCCGCGCAGTTCGTCGGTTCGTTTTCATTCCCTTCATTCCCATTTTCTCGTTTCAAGGAGTCTGACACATGAGGAACGCACGACGGGGCTTCACGCTCATCGAGCTGCTGGTGGTGGTCGCCATCATCGCGCTGCTCGTCGGCCTGCTGCTTCCGGCCATCACCCAGGCGCGCCGCAACGCCGCCTCGATGAAGGACGGGGCCCAGATCAAGCAGATCCACCAGTCCATGCTGGTGTTCGCCAACAACGATCGCGGCTACATGCCCACCCCGGGCCGCATCAACCGTCTCGCCACCGAACTGGGCCAGGTGCCCGGCTACGGCGACGAGGATCACACCCTCAACCACACCGCCTTCATCTACTCGGCCTGCATCGCGCAGAACTTCTTCAACACCGACATCGTGGTCGGCCCGACGGAAGTCAACCAGCGCATCCGCCAGAAGCTGGACTACAACTTCGCGGCGTACGCTCCGGCGGTGGATTCGTACTGGGACACCACCTTCCGTGCCGGCATCAACGACGACACCAACGGCTCCAACACCTCCTACGCCCACGCCGGGCTGGCCGGTGACCGCCGCTCGGTGAAGTGGACCAACCGCACCGACGCGACCTACCCGGTCCTGGGCACCCGCGGCACGGGCGGCAACTACACCGGCGGCGCCTTCACCGGCCCCGGC includes the following:
- a CDS encoding RidA family protein; translated protein: MPTPHQRLQELGITLPQPPKPVAAYVPAVRTGNLIYVSGQVPIRDGALAWSGPVPSAQSIEQAQQAARQCAINGLAVLAGMLDGDLGRVVRIVRVGVWVACDAGFTDQPKVANGASELLQQVFGEQGRHARAAVGSIALPLGATVEVELLAEVR